Proteins co-encoded in one Chthoniobacterales bacterium genomic window:
- a CDS encoding ABC transporter ATP-binding protein translates to MAEPLFAARGLRKIYVTGDVEVRALDGVDLDLFAGELVVLLGASGSGKSTLLNNLGGLDVPSSGTLTYRGRDLAGADEAELTRFRRDAVGFVFQFYNLIPSLTARENVALITEIAPNPMAPEDALALVGLADRMDHFPSQLSGGQQQRVAIARAIAKQPEVLLCDEPTGALDVRTGINVLEAVERVNRELGTLTVIITHNAVISEMADRVIHLSDGKISGIDRNAERHAVSTLAW, encoded by the coding sequence ATGGCCGAGCCGCTTTTCGCCGCCCGGGGTCTGCGCAAGATCTACGTCACCGGCGACGTGGAAGTGCGCGCGCTCGATGGCGTCGATCTCGATCTCTTCGCGGGTGAGCTCGTTGTCCTGCTCGGCGCATCCGGGAGCGGAAAGTCCACATTGCTCAACAACCTCGGCGGCCTCGATGTGCCGTCTTCCGGCACCCTCACCTACCGCGGCCGCGATCTCGCCGGTGCGGACGAAGCGGAGCTCACGCGCTTTCGTCGCGATGCGGTGGGTTTTGTTTTTCAATTCTACAATCTCATCCCCAGCCTCACGGCGCGGGAGAACGTGGCGTTGATCACCGAGATCGCGCCGAATCCCATGGCGCCCGAGGACGCGCTGGCCCTCGTCGGCCTCGCCGATCGCATGGATCACTTTCCCTCGCAGCTTTCCGGCGGACAGCAGCAGCGCGTCGCCATCGCCCGCGCCATCGCGAAGCAGCCGGAGGTCCTCCTCTGCGACGAGCCCACCGGCGCCCTCGACGTCCGCACCGGCATCAATGTTCTCGAGGCGGTCGAGCGCGTGAATCGCGAGCTCGGCACGCTCACCGTCATCATCACGCACAATGCGGTGATCTCCGAAATGGCCGACCGCGTGATCCATCTCTCCGACGGAAAAATCTCGGGAATCGACCGCAATGCCGAGCGCCATGCGGTGAGCACGCTCGCCTGGTAG
- a CDS encoding FtsX-like permease family protein produces MRVHPLDLKLLRDIGRMKGQMLAVGLIMACGLAMMIMARSLILSLESTRSAYYERFRFADVFSDLKRAPNSLRTRLAEIPGVGAVETRVTGRIRLNLPGLTEPADGTILSIPDDRPSQLNQLFLRSGRLPERGRAKEVVVGEAFAKAHGFSVGDTIDAILYGAEERLTIVGIALSPEFVFEARPGDTLPDNKRFGVFWMNERELADAFNLDGAFNNVLIDVAPGEDAAPVIAALDRLLAPYGGLVAYDRRDHPSARQLDDEIAVLTGLSFAFPVVFLSIAAFMTSAVLTRLIRLQREQIAQLKAFGYSSWQVGGHYLKFALVIVIVGLAVGTVAGFWLGDHVVTLYHKFFQFPSLTFHPAYPAIGAAFLVSAGAAFVGVLGAVRQAVKLPPAEAMRPEPPAEFRPSAFERLGLQRFLSPSFRMALRNLERKPWQAFFTALGLMLATGIPIVPGAMRDGIHYLLDFQWDLAQRQDVTVSLIEPGPASAFTALDHLPGVFAAEPFRAVPARLRNGHRSYRTAVTGVPPNTRLNRALDRFGRPIPLPPDGLIMSAKLAEMIGAKPGDQIWIEVQEGRRPRALVTVQSLITDYSGLSAYMDIDALRGLMREGGTVSGAHLALDASQRDAFMAAIKEAPRVASLGIKTSVRESFRKTTAESISLIQGLYFTFSVIVAFGVVYNSARIALSERSRDLATLRVIGFSNREVAAVLIGELAMLTLVALPIGLAVGAALASWIVSSASTESVRLPLVLTPRTFSTAVLIVLASALVSFAVVSRRIRHLDLLGVLKARD; encoded by the coding sequence ATGCGCGTCCACCCGCTCGATCTCAAGCTCCTGCGGGACATCGGCCGGATGAAGGGGCAGATGCTCGCCGTCGGTCTCATCATGGCCTGCGGCCTCGCGATGATGATCATGGCGCGCAGCCTCATCCTCTCGCTGGAGTCCACGCGCTCCGCCTATTACGAGCGCTTCCGCTTCGCCGATGTCTTCAGCGATCTCAAGCGAGCGCCGAACAGCCTGCGGACGCGTCTTGCGGAGATTCCCGGCGTCGGCGCCGTCGAGACGCGCGTAACCGGCCGCATTCGGCTGAATCTTCCCGGACTTACCGAGCCGGCCGACGGCACGATTCTTTCGATTCCCGACGACCGCCCCAGCCAGCTCAACCAACTCTTTCTGCGCAGCGGGCGGCTGCCGGAACGCGGTCGTGCGAAGGAGGTCGTCGTGGGCGAAGCGTTCGCGAAAGCCCATGGATTCAGCGTCGGCGACACGATCGATGCGATCCTCTACGGCGCGGAGGAGCGATTGACGATCGTGGGAATCGCGCTGTCGCCCGAGTTTGTTTTCGAAGCGCGGCCCGGGGACACGCTGCCCGACAACAAGCGATTCGGTGTCTTCTGGATGAATGAACGTGAGCTCGCGGATGCGTTCAACCTCGACGGCGCGTTCAACAACGTCCTCATCGACGTCGCACCAGGCGAGGACGCCGCGCCGGTCATCGCCGCGCTGGATCGCCTCCTCGCGCCCTACGGCGGCCTCGTCGCCTACGACCGCCGCGACCATCCCTCCGCCCGCCAGCTCGACGACGAGATCGCCGTGCTCACCGGCCTGTCGTTCGCCTTCCCCGTCGTGTTCCTCAGCATCGCGGCGTTCATGACGAGCGCCGTGCTCACGCGACTGATCCGGCTGCAACGCGAGCAGATCGCGCAGCTCAAGGCCTTCGGCTACTCGTCGTGGCAGGTCGGCGGCCACTACCTGAAATTCGCGCTCGTCATCGTGATTGTTGGCCTCGCGGTCGGCACCGTCGCCGGCTTCTGGCTCGGCGATCACGTCGTCACGCTCTACCACAAGTTTTTCCAGTTCCCCTCGCTCACCTTTCATCCCGCCTATCCCGCGATCGGCGCGGCGTTCCTGGTGAGTGCGGGCGCCGCATTCGTTGGCGTGCTCGGCGCCGTGCGTCAGGCGGTGAAATTGCCGCCCGCGGAGGCGATGCGACCGGAACCGCCCGCCGAGTTTCGACCATCTGCCTTCGAGCGACTCGGCTTGCAGCGCTTCCTCAGTCCGTCGTTTCGGATGGCATTGCGCAATCTCGAGCGCAAGCCGTGGCAGGCGTTCTTCACCGCGCTCGGGCTCATGCTGGCGACGGGCATCCCCATCGTTCCTGGCGCGATGCGCGACGGCATTCACTACCTGCTCGATTTTCAATGGGACCTCGCCCAGCGCCAGGACGTAACCGTCAGCCTCATCGAACCCGGCCCGGCCTCCGCCTTCACGGCCCTTGATCATCTGCCCGGAGTCTTTGCGGCGGAGCCCTTTCGTGCGGTGCCGGCGCGGCTGCGCAATGGCCACCGATCCTACCGCACCGCGGTGACCGGCGTGCCGCCAAATACGCGACTCAACCGCGCGCTGGATCGCTTCGGACGCCCGATTCCGCTGCCTCCGGACGGCCTCATCATGTCGGCCAAGCTCGCCGAGATGATCGGCGCGAAGCCCGGCGACCAAATCTGGATCGAGGTGCAGGAGGGCCGGCGACCGCGCGCGCTCGTGACGGTGCAGAGCCTCATCACGGACTACTCCGGCCTCAGCGCCTACATGGATATCGACGCGCTCCGCGGGCTCATGCGCGAGGGCGGCACGGTGAGCGGCGCGCATCTGGCTCTCGACGCTTCGCAGCGGGACGCGTTCATGGCGGCGATCAAGGAGGCGCCTCGGGTCGCGAGCCTCGGCATCAAGACCTCCGTGCGCGAGAGTTTCCGCAAGACTACGGCGGAATCCATCTCGCTGATCCAGGGACTCTATTTTACGTTCTCGGTCATTGTGGCATTCGGCGTGGTCTACAACAGCGCACGCATCGCGCTCTCGGAACGCAGTCGCGATCTGGCGACGTTGCGCGTGATCGGCTTTTCGAATCGCGAAGTCGCCGCGGTGCTGATCGGCGAGCTCGCCATGCTCACTCTCGTGGCGCTCCCGATCGGCCTGGCCGTCGGCGCGGCTCTTGCGAGCTGGATCGTCTCCTCGGCGAGCACGGAAAGCGTGCGCCTGCCGCTCGTGCTCACGCCGCGCACGTTTTCCACGGCGGTTCTCATCGTGCTCGCGTCCGCGCTGGTCTCCTTTGCCGTGGTGAGCCGGCGCATCCGCCATCTCGATCTCCTCGGCGTTCTCAAGGCTCGCGATTAG
- the bioD gene encoding dethiobiotin synthase: MSFFITGTDTEVGKTFFSVRLVRALRAAGIDAVGFKPVACGDWEDVDALVEAADGIEPRSAICPVHLDMPASPLTAAFAQETTIDPATMVSAYRALAARHEMVIVEGAGGWLVPITPDYFIADLATELALPVILVVRNRLGALNHTLLTIESIHRCGLPCVGIVLNHIDASDDPAARSNRATFELLRSVRVLCELESTHAELDLGLLALPGVRH, translated from the coding sequence GTGAGCTTCTTCATCACCGGCACGGATACCGAAGTCGGCAAGACCTTCTTTTCGGTGCGTCTCGTCCGCGCCCTTCGCGCCGCCGGCATCGACGCCGTCGGGTTCAAGCCCGTGGCCTGCGGCGACTGGGAGGATGTCGATGCGCTGGTCGAGGCGGCCGATGGCATCGAGCCGCGGTCGGCCATTTGCCCGGTGCATCTCGACATGCCGGCGTCGCCGCTCACCGCCGCCTTCGCGCAGGAAACGACCATCGATCCCGCGACAATGGTGTCGGCATATCGCGCCCTCGCGGCCCGGCACGAGATGGTCATCGTCGAAGGCGCCGGCGGCTGGCTCGTGCCGATCACGCCCGATTATTTCATCGCCGACCTTGCCACCGAGCTCGCGCTGCCCGTCATCCTCGTCGTGCGCAACCGCCTCGGCGCTCTCAACCACACGTTGCTCACGATCGAGAGCATCCACCGCTGCGGCCTGCCGTGCGTGGGCATTGTGCTCAATCACATCGACGCTTCGGATGATCCCGCCGCCCGATCGAATCGCGCGACCTTCGAGTTGCTTCGCTCCGTCCGGGTGCTTTGCGAGCTGGAATCCACGCACGCCGAGCTGGATCTCGGTCTGCTCGCGCTGCCCGGCGTGCGGCATTGA
- a CDS encoding ABC transporter ATP-binding protein yields MSAAPVAVRLRNLTRVYPVPLRRERLVAVRDLSLDVHEGEVYGLLGPNGSGKSTTLKMLLGLVTPTSGTAEVFGNDSRAFAARNEVGFLPENPYFYKFLTGAETLRFYGKLCGLRGAKLKNRIEELLAMVGLEDARNRRVGGYSKGMLQRIGLAQAIIQDPRLVVLDEPTAGVDPIGSRQIRDLILSLKSRGMTVLLTSHLLEQVQEVCDRVGIMARGRLLREGNLDELVSVDSQTQYVVENSTPELAAQIEALVTQAGATLVETRRPQRTLEKVFLEVTSAGDQPGRP; encoded by the coding sequence TCGCCGTGCGCGACCTCTCGCTGGACGTTCATGAGGGCGAAGTCTACGGCTTGCTCGGCCCGAATGGCTCCGGCAAGAGCACCACGCTCAAGATGCTCCTCGGCCTCGTCACGCCGACGTCCGGCACCGCGGAGGTTTTCGGAAACGACAGTCGCGCCTTCGCCGCCCGCAACGAAGTCGGCTTCCTGCCCGAGAATCCGTATTTCTACAAATTCCTCACCGGCGCCGAGACGCTGCGTTTCTACGGCAAGCTCTGCGGGCTGCGCGGCGCGAAACTGAAGAACCGCATCGAGGAATTGCTCGCGATGGTTGGCCTCGAGGATGCCCGGAATCGCCGCGTTGGCGGGTATTCCAAGGGCATGCTCCAGCGCATCGGTCTCGCCCAGGCCATCATTCAGGACCCCCGCCTCGTCGTGCTCGACGAGCCCACCGCCGGCGTCGACCCGATCGGCTCGCGACAGATTCGCGATCTCATTCTTAGCCTGAAATCGCGCGGCATGACCGTCCTGCTCACCTCGCATCTGCTCGAGCAGGTGCAGGAGGTCTGCGACCGCGTTGGCATCATGGCCCGCGGCCGATTGTTGCGCGAAGGCAACCTCGACGAGCTCGTCTCGGTAGATTCGCAGACCCAATACGTCGTCGAAAACTCGACGCCCGAACTTGCCGCGCAAATCGAGGCGCTCGTCACGCAGGCCGGCGCCACGCTCGTGGAAACGCGCCGTCCGCAACGCACGCTGGAGAAGGTCTTTCTCGAGGTCACGAGCGCCGGCGATCAACCCGGCCGGCCGTGA